A genomic window from Actinomycetaceae bacterium MB13-C1-2 includes:
- a CDS encoding multifunctional oxoglutarate decarboxylase/oxoglutarate dehydrogenase thiamine pyrophosphate-binding subunit/dihydrolipoyllysine-residue succinyltransferase subunit, which produces MSEEGQSAYAELGPNDWYIAHMFEMFTADPRSVDDSWREYFEANPQVGPKSLESLDRGLSGTLSEAGQTSEAVPSTELAFNASDLDPSSPVPTATPAVRPHDELVTRSDLPPAPTPKINEATSPYVRAHQQSLRLSRRTTSNEEDETIVLRGAGRAVAKNMEASLAVPTATSARDIPAKLMIENRYVINSHLAHTVGGKVSFTHLLGYALVEALAELPKLNVRYTQKDGKPAVEELAHVGLGIAVDIPKDDGSRSLLVPVVRNADTLTFLEFVAAMNDLISRAREGQLTAEDFQGATVSLTNPGTLGTTHSVPRLMSGQGVIIGIGATDYPAEWAGVSPKRLAELGVGKTMYATSTYDHRVIQGADSGTLLRKFADKLGGKDDFYDRVFDALEIPYPPYRWEADRVYDISQEKGKQSRTTELIHAYRSRGHLAADTDPLAYRVRRHPDLELGRYGLTVWDLDRTFPTGGFGGSSQMVLRDLLQRLRDTYTRSVGIEYMHIQDPAQRLWVQEQIEAPYQKPSSEEQKQILSTLVHAEAFEEFLQTKFVGQKRFSLEGGESLIPLLDTVMYDAAEAGLAEVTIGMAHRGRLNVLANIAGKSYSQIFSEFEGSEHMRGTRGSGDVKYHLGTEGVYSAGDGLATKVYLAANPSHLEAVDGVLLGITRAKDDLLGDPTWPVLPVLVHGDAAFIGQGVVYECLNMSQLEGFRTGGTLHVIINNQIGFTTAPTAGRSTRYPTDLAKGMQVPIFHVNADDPEAVVRAARLAFRYREEFNKDVIIDLVCYRRRGHNEGDDPSMTQPLMYRLIDELPSTRAVYTSNLIGRGDISQDEANQFLQDYEVQLAKILEETRERGGIPDRQTAASQASSTDPHYPVAERHGLEVPESQLPGSGMMIGWTSAVSPQELERIGEAYTSLPEGFTPHRKLEQLSQRRLAMSRGETPIDWGFAELLAWGTMLMDGTPVRISGQDSRRATFVQRHAVLHDQVDGREFTPLNFLTEDQAGFQIYDSPLSEYAPLAFEYGYSVERPDMFVAWEAQFGDFVNGAQTVVDEFISSAGQKWGQATSMVMMLPHGYEGQGPDHSSSRMERYLQLAAEENFWVAQPSTPANHFHLLRTQAYRRPRSPLIEITPKQLLRLSAASSSREEFIRGEFLPVIGETNPDVTANANSVRKVLICTGRVYYDLAKQREKLGASDVAIVRVERLYPLPVEELILALEPFSNAEWVWVQDEPENQGAWPFMALNLFPLLGKVPLTSAAIASGKIPRCPTVSVVSRDAAASPATGLGWRHREEAASILDRSFM; this is translated from the coding sequence GTGAGCGAAGAAGGTCAGTCTGCATACGCAGAGCTTGGGCCAAACGACTGGTACATCGCGCATATGTTTGAGATGTTCACTGCCGATCCGCGCAGTGTGGATGATTCATGGCGAGAGTACTTCGAGGCAAACCCGCAGGTCGGACCTAAATCGCTTGAGTCCCTGGATCGGGGACTCTCAGGCACACTTAGCGAAGCGGGACAGACCTCCGAAGCAGTGCCTTCGACAGAACTAGCTTTCAACGCTTCGGACCTTGATCCGTCCTCTCCCGTTCCCACTGCAACCCCGGCGGTGAGGCCGCATGACGAACTGGTTACCCGCTCTGATCTACCACCGGCCCCCACGCCGAAAATCAACGAGGCAACCTCGCCATACGTGCGCGCCCACCAGCAGAGCCTTCGACTCTCCAGGCGCACCACCTCGAACGAAGAAGACGAGACAATAGTTCTTCGCGGGGCCGGTCGGGCGGTTGCAAAAAACATGGAAGCATCGCTGGCGGTACCGACCGCGACATCAGCACGAGACATCCCTGCGAAGTTGATGATCGAGAACCGATACGTCATTAACAGCCATTTGGCACATACCGTTGGTGGCAAGGTTTCGTTCACTCATCTGCTCGGCTACGCCCTGGTTGAGGCCCTGGCAGAACTCCCCAAACTAAACGTCCGCTATACGCAGAAAGACGGCAAGCCAGCGGTCGAGGAACTGGCTCACGTTGGCCTGGGCATCGCCGTCGATATTCCCAAGGACGACGGAAGTCGTTCCCTTCTGGTGCCCGTAGTACGAAACGCAGACACTCTCACATTCCTTGAGTTCGTCGCCGCCATGAACGACCTGATTTCTCGCGCCCGCGAGGGCCAACTCACGGCCGAGGACTTCCAGGGGGCAACGGTTTCCCTAACAAATCCGGGAACCCTGGGGACCACCCACTCCGTTCCTCGTCTGATGTCAGGACAGGGCGTCATCATCGGTATCGGCGCCACTGACTACCCCGCCGAGTGGGCAGGAGTCTCCCCCAAGCGTCTTGCGGAACTTGGTGTAGGCAAAACTATGTACGCAACTTCGACGTACGACCATCGGGTGATTCAGGGGGCAGACTCGGGAACGCTTCTGCGGAAGTTCGCTGACAAACTAGGTGGAAAGGACGACTTCTACGACCGGGTCTTTGACGCCCTCGAAATTCCCTACCCGCCGTACCGGTGGGAGGCGGACCGCGTTTATGACATTTCCCAGGAGAAGGGCAAACAGTCCAGAACGACTGAACTGATCCATGCTTACCGCTCCCGCGGCCACCTAGCGGCCGACACCGACCCGCTTGCCTACAGGGTGCGACGCCATCCCGACCTGGAACTGGGTCGTTACGGTCTGACAGTATGGGATCTAGATCGCACATTCCCAACCGGTGGATTCGGCGGTTCGTCTCAGATGGTTTTGCGTGACCTGCTGCAGCGTCTTCGTGATACCTACACCCGTAGCGTCGGGATCGAATACATGCACATCCAAGATCCGGCACAGCGTCTCTGGGTTCAAGAACAGATTGAAGCGCCCTACCAAAAACCCAGTTCGGAAGAGCAAAAGCAGATCCTCTCAACCCTCGTTCACGCCGAGGCATTCGAGGAGTTCCTACAGACCAAGTTCGTCGGACAGAAACGCTTCTCGCTTGAGGGCGGAGAATCACTGATCCCGCTCCTGGACACGGTTATGTACGACGCGGCTGAGGCGGGCCTTGCAGAAGTCACCATCGGGATGGCACACCGCGGCAGGCTCAACGTTCTTGCAAACATTGCCGGGAAGTCGTACTCGCAGATTTTCTCAGAGTTTGAGGGTAGTGAGCACATGCGCGGCACCCGGGGATCGGGCGATGTCAAATACCACCTAGGAACCGAGGGGGTTTACTCAGCAGGAGACGGCCTGGCAACCAAGGTCTACTTGGCTGCAAATCCCTCGCACCTTGAAGCGGTTGATGGGGTCCTACTGGGTATCACCCGCGCCAAGGACGACCTGTTGGGCGATCCGACCTGGCCGGTCCTTCCGGTGCTAGTTCACGGCGATGCTGCCTTTATCGGCCAGGGCGTTGTCTATGAGTGCCTGAACATGAGTCAACTTGAGGGCTTCCGTACCGGCGGCACTCTTCACGTGATCATTAACAACCAGATTGGCTTCACCACCGCTCCCACCGCTGGAAGATCGACCAGGTATCCGACCGACCTTGCGAAGGGAATGCAGGTTCCGATATTCCACGTCAACGCCGATGATCCCGAGGCGGTGGTCCGAGCAGCCCGACTCGCTTTCCGCTATCGCGAAGAATTCAACAAGGATGTCATCATCGACCTGGTCTGCTACAGGCGTCGCGGACACAACGAGGGCGACGACCCCTCAATGACCCAACCTTTGATGTATCGGTTAATCGACGAGCTTCCCTCAACCCGCGCCGTCTATACCAGCAACCTGATCGGTCGCGGCGATATCAGCCAGGACGAGGCAAACCAGTTCCTTCAGGACTACGAGGTACAACTGGCAAAGATCCTTGAAGAGACTCGCGAACGAGGAGGTATCCCCGACCGCCAGACAGCTGCAAGTCAAGCTTCTAGCACCGACCCTCACTACCCCGTGGCAGAGCGACACGGCCTGGAGGTCCCTGAGTCACAACTACCGGGTTCAGGAATGATGATCGGCTGGACCTCGGCCGTTTCACCTCAGGAACTAGAGCGAATCGGCGAGGCATATACCTCACTTCCCGAGGGTTTTACCCCCCACAGAAAGCTTGAACAGCTCTCGCAGCGTCGTCTTGCGATGTCTCGTGGAGAGACTCCCATCGACTGGGGTTTTGCTGAGCTCCTCGCTTGGGGGACCATGCTCATGGATGGCACCCCTGTACGGATCAGTGGGCAGGATTCCCGCCGCGCGACGTTCGTTCAGCGTCACGCAGTTCTGCATGATCAGGTCGACGGGCGAGAGTTCACTCCGCTTAACTTCCTCACAGAAGACCAGGCCGGTTTCCAGATTTATGACTCTCCCCTGTCCGAGTATGCTCCGCTTGCCTTCGAGTATGGTTACTCGGTCGAACGTCCCGATATGTTCGTTGCCTGGGAGGCACAGTTCGGCGACTTCGTGAACGGGGCTCAGACGGTTGTCGATGAGTTCATTTCGTCCGCTGGACAAAAGTGGGGCCAAGCCACCTCGATGGTCATGATGCTGCCACACGGGTATGAGGGACAAGGACCCGATCACAGCTCAAGCCGTATGGAGCGTTATCTTCAGCTTGCGGCCGAGGAAAACTTCTGGGTAGCTCAGCCTTCAACTCCCGCGAATCATTTCCACTTGCTCCGCACTCAGGCGTACCGCAGGCCGAGAAGTCCGCTCATCGAGATCACGCCGAAGCAGCTTCTGCGGCTGTCCGCCGCAAGTTCTTCCCGGGAAGAATTCATTCGAGGCGAGTTCCTCCCCGTTATCGGTGAGACGAACCCTGACGTTACGGCGAACGCTAACTCAGTGCGCAAAGTTCTGATCTGCACCGGCCGTGTGTACTACGACCTAGCGAAGCAGCGGGAAAAGTTGGGGGCCAGCGACGTGGCGATCGTACGCGTTGAACGGCTTTATCCTCTTCCCGTTGAGGAACTCATCTTGGCGCTGGAACCCTTCAGTAACGCTGAGTGGGTTTGGGTGCAGGACGAGCCCGAGAACCAGGGCGCCTGGCCGTTCATGGCCCTGAACCTGTTCCCGCTACTAGGTAAGGTTCCGCTGACCTCAGCGGCTATCGCCAGCGGAAAAATACCTAGGTGCCCGACGGTCTCAGTCGTATCTCGCGACGCCGCCGCCTCACCTGCAACCGGCTTAGGTTGGCGCCATCGCGAAGAGGCAGCCTCAATCCTTGACCGCTCCTTCATGTAG
- a CDS encoding sigma-70 family RNA polymerase sigma factor, producing MNAPPSAAETLRLEELEARFEAEALPFLDQMYAAALGLTRNPSDAEDLVQDVYLRAFSNFASFEEGTNVRAWLYRILTNTFISDYRSKRRDLGRIGDPLPADWQLSSAAQESGGPEQSTIANAPVSPSAESEAIIQLESAEVLRMLEELPDDQRRVVYLSDVMGFSYKEIAELLEVPMGTVTSRIHRGREKLRRSLRTEAEARGWEVD from the coding sequence ATGAATGCACCACCAAGCGCGGCGGAGACGTTGCGACTCGAAGAGCTTGAGGCCAGGTTTGAGGCAGAGGCGTTGCCCTTCCTCGACCAGATGTACGCTGCCGCGCTGGGCCTGACGCGCAACCCAAGTGACGCAGAGGATCTAGTACAGGACGTGTACCTGCGGGCGTTTTCTAACTTCGCGTCATTTGAAGAGGGAACCAACGTCCGAGCGTGGCTTTACCGAATTCTCACCAACACATTCATATCGGACTATCGCAGCAAGAGACGAGACCTCGGAAGGATCGGTGATCCGCTCCCGGCTGACTGGCAACTCAGTAGCGCCGCTCAAGAATCCGGTGGTCCCGAGCAGTCAACGATTGCAAATGCTCCCGTTTCTCCATCCGCCGAGAGTGAAGCGATAATCCAGCTTGAGAGCGCTGAAGTGCTACGGATGCTTGAAGAGCTGCCGGATGATCAGCGTCGGGTCGTCTACCTTTCTGATGTCATGGGGTTCAGCTACAAGGAAATCGCAGAGCTACTTGAGGTTCCGATGGGTACTGTGACTAGTCGGATTCACAGGGGCCGCGAGAAGCTGAGAAGGTCACTGCGGACAGAAGCTGAAGCGCGCGGATGGGAGGTGGACTGA
- the hisN gene encoding histidinol-phosphatase — protein sequence MSLSPHSPAHSLEDDLSLALSLADAADRVSTERFRALDLKIQTKADMTLVSDADRACEAAIRQILHKQRPSDAVLGEEGGLEEGSSSRQWVIDPIDGTHNYVRGVPVWATLIGLIEDGSPVLGVVSAPALGRRWWARHGGGAFASASYDLSGPRPIHVSDVSELDHAFISYSSYEGWSAKGFGTQFQRLIDECWRSRGFGDFWSYMLVAEGVVDLAAEPELALHDMAALAPIVTEAGGTFTNLQGVPGPWGPGAVVTNGQLEEAVLKILAQD from the coding sequence ATGAGTCTTTCCCCACATTCCCCCGCCCACTCCCTCGAAGACGATCTGTCGCTGGCTCTGTCCCTGGCGGACGCAGCCGATCGGGTCTCAACCGAGCGATTCAGAGCCCTTGACCTGAAGATTCAAACCAAGGCAGACATGACCCTGGTATCGGACGCCGATAGGGCATGCGAAGCAGCGATCCGGCAAATCTTGCACAAGCAACGCCCGAGCGATGCGGTTCTTGGCGAGGAAGGGGGGCTAGAGGAGGGGTCGAGTTCGCGCCAGTGGGTCATCGATCCGATTGATGGAACCCACAACTACGTCAGGGGTGTACCGGTGTGGGCGACCCTCATCGGTCTGATCGAAGACGGCTCTCCGGTTCTGGGAGTCGTCTCCGCTCCGGCACTGGGGCGACGCTGGTGGGCAAGGCACGGAGGCGGCGCGTTTGCGTCCGCCTCATACGACCTATCTGGACCCAGGCCGATCCATGTTTCGGACGTTAGTGAACTGGATCATGCATTCATCTCTTACTCCTCGTACGAGGGATGGAGTGCGAAGGGCTTCGGAACCCAGTTTCAGCGGCTGATCGACGAATGCTGGCGCTCCCGCGGGTTCGGGGATTTTTGGAGCTATATGTTGGTCGCCGAGGGAGTGGTCGACCTCGCCGCAGAACCGGAACTTGCACTTCACGATATGGCGGCGTTGGCACCGATCGTGACCGAAGCGGGCGGCACATTCACCAACCTGCAGGGTGTCCCTGGTCCCTGGGGTCCGGGCGCAGTTGTCACTAATGGTCAATTGGAAGAGGCGGTCCTGAAGATTTTGGCTCAGGATTGA
- a CDS encoding gamma-glutamyl-gamma-aminobutyrate hydrolase family protein (Members of this family of hydrolases with an active site Cys residue belong to MEROPS family C26.), which produces MMTTRTIETVAESEREAMLRLTGMGEDDLVNVRLEREPFPQIDFRYWDGVILCGSSFDVSAREDDKSLRQRDIERNMRELTTRAIEQDFPVLGICYGLGIVAQNLGGIVGSDIHEDISAPVLQVTAEGRRDPILEGVPERFHAYVGHHESVVVPPSEMVPLVTGAVAPLQMARVGRNVYLTQFHPELDFAGINVRIDSFADYGYYPPEERALVEARVTGVDVSHAHKILTNFVERFSSDRYAA; this is translated from the coding sequence ATGATGACTACGCGAACGATCGAAACAGTTGCCGAATCGGAACGCGAAGCGATGCTTAGGTTGACCGGAATGGGCGAAGACGATCTGGTAAATGTTCGCCTCGAACGTGAGCCATTTCCGCAGATCGACTTCCGATACTGGGATGGGGTAATCCTCTGTGGGTCCTCATTTGATGTCTCGGCGCGCGAAGACGATAAGTCTCTGCGCCAGCGCGACATCGAGAGGAACATGCGCGAGTTAACGACGCGCGCCATTGAGCAGGATTTTCCGGTGCTTGGAATCTGCTACGGATTAGGTATTGTCGCTCAGAACCTTGGTGGCATCGTCGGCTCCGACATTCACGAGGACATCTCTGCCCCGGTGCTGCAGGTAACTGCAGAAGGGCGTCGAGACCCCATTCTTGAGGGCGTGCCGGAACGGTTCCACGCTTACGTCGGACACCATGAGTCCGTGGTTGTTCCACCATCAGAGATGGTTCCACTTGTGACCGGGGCGGTTGCCCCGCTACAGATGGCCCGTGTGGGGAGAAACGTATATCTAACCCAGTTCCATCCCGAGCTCGACTTCGCCGGAATCAATGTTCGGATCGACAGTTTCGCTGATTACGGCTACTACCCGCCAGAGGAGCGAGCACTGGTGGAGGCTCGCGTCACCGGAGTCGATGTCAGCCACGCACACAAGATTCTGACCAACTTTGTGGAGCGCTTTTCCTCAGATCGATACGCCGCTTAA
- the rsgA gene encoding ribosome small subunit-dependent GTPase A, with protein sequence MAKYDTGTDDGRVRVRPPKSSRPRTKRRPDYSDRPSGRVVAVDRGRFAVSLDSDQELIVSAVKARELPRASVVIGDRVRLTGDITGREGTLARIAQVEERKNVLRRSLEEAAEGRGEKIIVSNADLMVIVVAAATPSPRVGMVDRCLVAAREAEIPAVLCLTKTDLASSDDFVRHFEGFGLTTVRTRVAGDEVAGVDEVEELVTGRFSVLIGHSGVGKSTLINALVRGADRTVGEVNQHTGKGRHTSTSAIALPLEDGGWIVDTPGVRSFGLGHVSEADVLGVFPGVTEATELCLPNCSHLETEPSCAIDAWVHEAPDEGPVPRKERAERARSLLEALPSSHWE encoded by the coding sequence TTGGCGAAATACGACACCGGAACGGACGACGGGAGGGTACGCGTAAGGCCCCCGAAGTCTTCGCGTCCACGCACAAAACGCCGCCCAGACTATTCCGACCGGCCCTCCGGCCGGGTGGTGGCCGTTGATCGTGGTCGCTTTGCCGTCTCCCTCGACTCAGACCAAGAACTGATCGTCTCAGCGGTAAAGGCGCGTGAGCTTCCTCGCGCCTCGGTCGTCATCGGTGACCGGGTTAGATTGACCGGGGATATCACGGGCCGGGAGGGTACCCTCGCCCGCATTGCTCAGGTTGAGGAACGTAAGAACGTTCTCCGTCGGAGCCTAGAAGAAGCCGCCGAAGGGCGGGGGGAAAAGATAATCGTCTCGAACGCCGACCTGATGGTGATCGTGGTCGCGGCAGCCACACCTTCTCCGCGTGTCGGAATGGTTGACCGCTGCTTGGTCGCAGCTCGGGAAGCAGAGATCCCGGCAGTCCTGTGTCTGACAAAAACCGACCTGGCCAGCTCCGACGACTTTGTTAGGCACTTCGAGGGCTTCGGCCTGACTACCGTGCGGACCAGGGTTGCCGGTGATGAAGTTGCGGGCGTCGACGAAGTCGAGGAGCTGGTCACAGGTCGTTTTTCTGTACTGATTGGCCACTCGGGCGTTGGAAAGTCCACGCTAATCAATGCTCTGGTTCGAGGCGCCGATCGGACGGTGGGTGAGGTGAATCAACACACTGGGAAAGGTCGCCATACCTCGACCAGCGCCATCGCTCTTCCCCTGGAAGATGGAGGCTGGATAGTCGACACCCCTGGTGTCAGGTCGTTCGGGTTGGGACACGTCAGTGAAGCCGACGTACTTGGGGTTTTTCCGGGGGTTACCGAGGCTACTGAACTGTGTCTACCGAACTGCAGCCACTTGGAAACGGAGCCCTCGTGTGCCATTGACGCCTGGGTTCATGAAGCTCCAGACGAGGGACCGGTACCGCGGAAAGAACGCGCCGAACGTGCCAGAAGTCTGTTAGAAGCACTTCCCAGCAGTCACTGGGAGTAA
- the aroA gene encoding 3-phosphoshikimate 1-carboxyvinyltransferase, with protein sequence MTTNWPAPTPLAPLSAEVVLPGSKSQTSRALVIGTIARHPTVIRGALASRDSYLASRAMEQFGARFEYSRLSNEITVHPPAELKGGGTIDCGLAGTVMRFAPALAAFANGKTQFIGDQAAQKRPLAPLMNALISLGAKVKYQGEEGYLPLRVRGCATRPTSAFEELGHGQWDAPSAPDVAVDTTSSSQYLSALLLASPLFPVPTVLRAEGRIPSWPYVQMSIDMLADQGVDIKRTSSSSWLTDSVRPYGNPINIEPDLSNAGPFLAAALLSGGNVTVADWPQSTDQVGKYWLDLLPRFGATVALSELGLTAHAPRGLEWPGMEFDLAPCGELAPTVAALCLFATSASTIIGIGHLRGHETDRLAALAEQISKLGGQAKILRDGIRIIPAPLRPTLIDTYDDHRMATFAALVGLRVPGCTVQNIETTAKTLPEFPSRWGSMLDGTASPEPLWLSQVVEDPSIVGSKP encoded by the coding sequence GTGACTACCAACTGGCCCGCCCCGACACCCCTTGCGCCACTCAGCGCCGAGGTCGTATTGCCCGGCTCCAAGTCTCAGACCAGCCGCGCCCTGGTCATTGGAACTATTGCTCGCCACCCCACGGTTATTCGAGGGGCCCTGGCATCACGCGACAGCTATCTTGCATCAAGAGCGATGGAGCAGTTTGGGGCTCGGTTCGAGTACAGCCGGTTATCGAATGAGATCACCGTGCACCCTCCCGCAGAGCTAAAGGGAGGCGGCACCATCGACTGCGGGCTCGCGGGAACGGTGATGCGCTTTGCTCCCGCTCTCGCAGCGTTCGCAAACGGAAAGACCCAGTTCATTGGTGACCAGGCTGCTCAAAAGCGCCCGCTCGCCCCTCTGATGAATGCGCTGATCTCCCTCGGGGCGAAGGTGAAGTATCAGGGGGAAGAGGGCTACCTTCCTCTGCGGGTTCGCGGTTGCGCGACACGACCCACCTCGGCCTTCGAGGAACTGGGGCACGGCCAGTGGGACGCTCCCTCGGCCCCAGACGTTGCCGTTGATACCACCAGTTCATCGCAGTACCTTTCTGCCCTTCTGTTAGCCTCCCCTCTGTTCCCGGTGCCGACGGTGCTCCGGGCCGAGGGACGGATTCCCTCTTGGCCCTACGTGCAGATGAGTATTGACATGCTGGCTGATCAGGGTGTGGATATCAAGCGGACCTCATCGTCGAGTTGGCTCACCGACTCGGTTCGCCCTTATGGCAACCCAATCAACATCGAACCCGACCTCTCAAATGCCGGTCCCTTCCTAGCGGCGGCGCTGCTGAGCGGGGGAAATGTCACCGTGGCGGACTGGCCGCAAAGCACCGATCAGGTTGGGAAGTACTGGTTGGATCTTCTGCCTCGCTTCGGCGCCACCGTGGCACTATCGGAGTTGGGGTTGACAGCTCATGCCCCGCGAGGACTTGAGTGGCCGGGGATGGAGTTCGACCTGGCCCCTTGCGGAGAGCTCGCCCCCACCGTGGCAGCACTGTGTCTTTTTGCCACGTCTGCCTCAACCATCATCGGAATCGGTCATCTTCGGGGACACGAGACAGATCGTCTTGCGGCACTCGCCGAACAGATCAGTAAGCTCGGTGGCCAGGCAAAGATTCTGCGCGACGGAATTCGGATTATTCCCGCACCTCTCAGGCCAACGCTCATTGACACCTATGATGACCACCGCATGGCAACCTTTGCAGCACTGGTGGGACTACGTGTTCCCGGCTGTACCGTCCAGAATATTGAGACGACCGCGAAAACCCTCCCTGAATTTCCGAGCAGATGGGGATCGATGCTTGACGGGACCGCTTCCCCCGAGCCGCTATGGCTCTCCCAGGTCGTAGAAGATCCGTCTATCGTTGGAAGCAAGCCCTAG
- a CDS encoding hemolysin family protein, with protein sequence MGDILMILLGIVLTFGTAIFVAAEFSFVALDQASVERKAQEGQRGAAGVLKALKHLSTQLSGAQVGITLTTILLGYTTQVALSELFADLMTSAGVRTALSTTIGVVVALIVVNAFSMLFGELVPKNMALSDPMATAKLTAPFQMGFTWLFRPIIAVLNGTANWILRLFGIEPKEEISSARSASELAFLVRHSAEEGTLAEETADLFTRSILMGELTAVDVMTDRGRVRALPSDATAADLVDLARETGHSRFPILDHSGEAVAAIASLRKAVAIPYDRRGEVPATSSSLSVEPVFVPETVGLAPLLVDLRGGLQMAVVVDEYGSTAGIVTLEDVVEELVGEVSDEHDRRRMGIKSTPGGGYMVPGTLRPDELRAQTGVYVGDDGPYETLAGFVMDELGSIPEVGDEVVTDEARIDVVAMRGRRITRLHVEALSEDDSASDTDAESSQAGERP encoded by the coding sequence ATGGGTGACATCCTTATGATTTTGCTGGGGATAGTCCTGACCTTTGGAACTGCGATATTCGTCGCAGCAGAGTTCTCTTTTGTTGCGCTTGATCAGGCGTCCGTTGAACGCAAGGCTCAGGAGGGGCAGCGTGGTGCCGCAGGAGTACTAAAGGCACTAAAACACCTCTCTACCCAACTTTCAGGCGCGCAGGTGGGAATCACACTAACCACCATCCTGCTCGGATACACCACTCAGGTGGCGCTTTCTGAGTTGTTCGCGGACCTCATGACTAGCGCAGGGGTAAGAACGGCGCTGTCGACGACCATTGGCGTGGTTGTGGCGCTGATTGTCGTGAACGCGTTCTCAATGCTCTTTGGCGAGCTGGTTCCAAAGAACATGGCCCTGTCTGATCCGATGGCTACCGCGAAACTAACCGCTCCGTTTCAGATGGGATTCACCTGGCTGTTTCGGCCGATCATCGCGGTACTGAACGGAACTGCGAACTGGATACTGCGTCTTTTTGGAATAGAACCGAAGGAAGAGATCTCCTCTGCTCGATCCGCCTCGGAACTGGCGTTCCTCGTACGACATTCCGCGGAAGAAGGAACCCTGGCCGAGGAGACAGCGGATCTGTTCACTCGCTCAATACTCATGGGCGAACTGACGGCGGTGGACGTAATGACTGACCGCGGGCGGGTGCGAGCGCTTCCAAGCGACGCGACTGCGGCGGACCTGGTTGATCTGGCGAGGGAGACGGGACACTCTCGATTTCCGATCCTTGACCACAGTGGCGAGGCTGTGGCGGCAATCGCTTCGCTTCGTAAAGCGGTCGCGATTCCCTATGATCGACGCGGCGAGGTTCCCGCGACCTCAAGTTCGCTGAGTGTCGAACCAGTATTTGTCCCAGAGACAGTCGGGCTTGCACCGCTGCTGGTTGATCTGCGTGGGGGGTTGCAGATGGCCGTGGTCGTGGACGAATACGGATCGACGGCTGGCATCGTCACACTTGAGGACGTCGTTGAGGAGTTGGTGGGCGAGGTTTCTGACGAGCACGACCGCAGACGAATGGGAATCAAGTCGACGCCCGGTGGTGGGTACATGGTTCCCGGGACTCTGCGTCCCGATGAGTTGCGCGCACAGACCGGGGTTTACGTCGGCGACGATGGTCCATACGAGACGCTCGCGGGTTTTGTGATGGATGAACTCGGGAGTATTCCAGAAGTCGGGGACGAGGTCGTCACGGACGAGGCGCGGATCGACGTTGTCGCCATGCGAGGTCGGCGAATCACGCGCCTGCATGTTGAGGCATTGAGCGAGGACGATTCAGCCTCGGACACCGATGCCGAATCAAGTCAGGCGGGGGAGAGACCATGA